A window of Cohnella herbarum contains these coding sequences:
- a CDS encoding carbohydrate ABC transporter permease, protein MKVQAGSRILGTGLMFFVALLFTVPFIVLILSSFKDEDHIFDPFYPPDFTNFENYKMVFASPTFVPAFLNTIMICAITLIIAIIVSSMAGYVVSRSKERIFKWMYIVFVFALIIPAQTNMVVFYKMGTSLGMMNTIPFLILIYLSGNVAYTSMIYAGFTKSIPRQLEEAAAIDGCGKIRTFVSIIFPLLMPATATVFVVEIFWYWNDFQGPLIYLSNGDVPTLMLEIYNFKSYVGTLSYSVTSWAPVSAICVVATIPILLFFLFTQKYLLKGLAMGAIKG, encoded by the coding sequence ATGAAGGTTCAAGCAGGAAGCAGAATTCTCGGAACCGGGCTTATGTTCTTTGTCGCGCTCTTGTTTACCGTTCCGTTCATTGTTCTTATCCTGTCGAGCTTTAAGGATGAGGACCATATCTTTGATCCGTTTTACCCGCCGGACTTTACCAACTTCGAAAATTACAAAATGGTTTTTGCATCTCCGACTTTCGTTCCCGCGTTCTTGAATACGATCATGATCTGTGCCATCACGTTAATCATTGCCATTATCGTTTCTTCTATGGCCGGATATGTCGTTAGCCGGTCCAAAGAACGGATATTCAAGTGGATGTATATCGTGTTCGTGTTCGCGCTCATTATCCCGGCTCAAACGAATATGGTCGTCTTCTACAAAATGGGAACCTCGTTAGGCATGATGAATACGATTCCTTTCCTAATCTTGATCTATTTGTCCGGTAACGTAGCCTATACGTCGATGATTTACGCCGGCTTTACCAAATCCATACCTAGGCAGCTGGAAGAGGCCGCCGCCATTGACGGCTGCGGCAAAATCAGAACGTTCGTCAGCATCATTTTTCCGTTATTGATGCCTGCGACGGCTACCGTATTCGTGGTGGAAATATTCTGGTACTGGAACGACTTTCAGGGACCTCTCATTTATTTAAGCAACGGCGACGTGCCCACGTTAATGCTTGAAATATACAACTTTAAGAGTTATGTCGGCACATTAAGCTATTCGGTTACGTCATGGGCGCCCGTATCGGCCATATGCGTCGTAGCCACCATTCCGATTCTCTTGTTCTTCTTATTTACGCAAAAGTACTTGCTCAAGGGACTAGCTATGGGAGCGATTAAAGGATAA
- a CDS encoding DUF7402 domain-containing protein: MHGKARKFTSFLVAAVLMFNMIYLTTPQLAQAAETNIAPQARVTVSSFYGNDPAYAGAHAADGRMDTEWASATSAPWIELDWDNTYEVSKIVIYDRPDGADAIGGVLSFSNGAQVTVSDIPGNGVAKEIVLNSPIVTDSLKFDITGNGWNGVGLVELQVFGVESASGTPVQNISVVSNENTISISGGALQLNTAVFPEDATMKSVTWAVYESDGHTPTNKAEIDNAGLLQAKADGVVRVVAAAKDGSGVTGYKDITINQTVQPGSNIAGGASVTVSTEHSAEYKGAYAVDGQLSTEWASNETKPWIRLDWNEPQTITKLVLYDRADGNNAAGKIVFSNGKEIKVDGVPNDGVTPKTIVLPNPIVATSIKFDIHEGSGGWNVGLREFEVFGYPSGASKPVESIGVSGAGGIHAISAKKGTLQMIASVLPADATNQSVSWAVLEEDGVTPTKKAKIDSQGKLSATADGTVTVVARSKDGSTVDGSVKVTISGQGVDPSMGTNIAGNASVSASTEYSAAYVATNAMDGDIGTEWASKETKPWINLEWEQAQTIHKIIVYDRNDPANADKGIITFSNGKKIEVKDIPVDGSPKEIDLETPIVAKWLRFDISSTTGFNSIGLAEMEVYGFTEGVTTPVASIAVYGETGNSIDVKGGSLKMVAAVTPGDATDQRVKWSVREPDGSATIKASIDQTGTLTASKKKDGDVKVRAEAIDGTGVIGEAIVTLINQEVNANTPPDATATIDFANDTVIGSPYVFGFNKNPMRMHADVMFPKLADIGMTRIRNTVYFDYILKDVCGSLEDWNNNTNDCQNPDNWNWDQFWWVDQAKANHMKVSMIFAYAPSFLTYSGDYFGVPKDWEVYEDIVQKVYLRYKDDIDWVEILNEPDASWFINLEGSGYTRIAFIKDSYYHIAKAIREVDSDVIMGGLSTFEPVTEEIHAVMDDPRITPDMLQYGSFHKYSPQAGKTDIRIFKDAFASRASKGFDANAPIMITEYNTSAGNYEERGFTSGSWLGLQLSGLIKQGYYAADFYAAFPSYQPIYGETDFSEGSVSNFGMYKWDDASGTGDFLPLGYTFKLLSKSLGLGKGEFQVKAATTNGLDDAFGAVNSEGKQVGFVVNESDEVKNIEVTFDNVELGHAEVTATAYMVSGWADGSAAVPVFTRVEGGKVKVSLSLPSHAVAGVVLNLEPSSVVFPVKSLEAANESIAAKPWDYMKLTTDAIQGETIWKSSIPYIGNIDASGRFYALAEGTTTITAESAIDPNNKVEVQIRVAAMNVPLLQIELNQHRIFTMSRNAIQLETTTLKPLEAVSKSLTWKSANPNIASVSQDGRVTIHKEGKAVIRVESSVNPDVYDEAMIVVMPEGNMLTGLQDKVTVSGEQPSDLGRFAIDGNMGSRWSDSNKEAYWLQVDLGEEKEIGRYLIVNAGPFENWLGNKINTRALQLQTSKDGETWVTVDDVKGNTEDILDRVLPAGTKARYVRFNITEPQDPTTMYQAVRIYEIIMLPPQANEPGGGNSSGGSGGSGGSNGSAKDLSIIITDNGVEIKVTANIDNGVLTASVDENAIKQALEKLAKQSGANPMITISVSGAGTAKEVSLQLPTSALKLLSGIGLNVDAGLASMSFDAKALETIGANASGQEVVIRAQAVDTTGLPNPIAGRPAVDLTVKSGDAFISSFGGNVEIAIPYAPPSSERNNAIVPYFIDANGRLKAMRGKFVAQRNAVAFTTSHFSRYAVGYHPVSFKDVADTAWYKGAIDFVAARDIATGTGKGQFSPDWKITRGQMIVMIMRAYGIEPDQMPKDNFADAGQTYYSGYLAAAKRLKLADGIGNNLYMPEQEVTRQDMATTLYRILKYLGQLPVNSDGHNRGSFQDDDQIARYALEAMNYFTASGVITGSSGLLNPKEATTRAQLAQVLYQLLSK; the protein is encoded by the coding sequence ATGCACGGTAAAGCGAGGAAATTCACAAGTTTTCTGGTAGCGGCAGTACTTATGTTTAACATGATCTATTTGACGACGCCGCAGCTTGCCCAAGCTGCGGAGACGAATATCGCACCGCAGGCGCGGGTAACGGTTTCTTCTTTTTATGGAAATGATCCCGCCTATGCGGGCGCTCATGCGGCGGATGGCCGTATGGACACGGAATGGGCTTCCGCTACCTCTGCACCGTGGATTGAACTGGATTGGGACAACACGTATGAAGTGTCCAAAATCGTAATCTATGACCGACCGGATGGCGCAGATGCCATCGGCGGAGTGCTGAGTTTCAGCAATGGCGCGCAAGTAACGGTGTCCGATATTCCAGGGAATGGCGTTGCCAAGGAAATTGTATTAAATTCTCCAATCGTTACCGATTCCTTGAAATTCGATATTACGGGCAATGGCTGGAATGGAGTAGGCTTAGTCGAGCTTCAGGTGTTCGGAGTCGAATCGGCTAGCGGAACGCCCGTTCAAAACATTAGCGTTGTCAGTAACGAGAATACGATAAGCATCTCCGGCGGCGCTCTTCAGTTGAATACGGCGGTATTCCCTGAGGATGCGACCATGAAAAGCGTGACTTGGGCGGTCTATGAAAGCGATGGACACACGCCTACGAATAAAGCGGAAATCGATAACGCGGGCTTACTCCAGGCCAAAGCCGATGGAGTGGTTAGAGTCGTCGCGGCAGCGAAGGACGGGTCCGGCGTAACCGGTTACAAGGATATAACGATTAACCAGACCGTTCAACCGGGCAGCAATATTGCAGGCGGCGCTAGCGTTACGGTTTCAACGGAGCACAGCGCGGAATATAAAGGCGCTTATGCCGTAGATGGACAGTTGAGCACGGAGTGGGCTTCCAACGAAACGAAACCATGGATTCGGCTGGATTGGAACGAACCGCAAACGATAACGAAGCTTGTATTATACGACAGAGCCGATGGCAATAATGCCGCAGGTAAAATCGTATTCAGCAATGGCAAGGAAATCAAGGTAGACGGAGTACCGAACGACGGAGTAACGCCGAAGACGATCGTTCTGCCCAATCCTATCGTTGCGACCTCGATCAAATTCGATATTCATGAGGGTAGCGGCGGATGGAATGTGGGCTTAAGGGAATTCGAAGTATTCGGGTATCCAAGCGGAGCAAGCAAGCCCGTTGAAAGTATCGGAGTAAGCGGGGCAGGCGGCATTCACGCCATATCTGCCAAGAAGGGTACGTTGCAAATGATCGCGTCGGTGCTGCCTGCCGATGCAACGAATCAATCGGTTTCTTGGGCCGTGTTAGAAGAGGATGGAGTTACGCCTACTAAAAAGGCAAAAATAGATAGCCAAGGAAAGCTCTCGGCAACTGCCGATGGCACGGTTACTGTAGTTGCTAGATCGAAGGATGGATCCACGGTTGACGGATCGGTTAAGGTGACGATTTCCGGACAAGGCGTCGACCCTTCGATGGGAACGAATATTGCCGGAAACGCGTCCGTGTCCGCATCGACCGAATATAGCGCGGCGTACGTCGCGACCAACGCGATGGATGGAGACATCGGTACGGAATGGGCATCGAAAGAGACGAAGCCTTGGATCAACCTCGAGTGGGAGCAAGCGCAAACGATACATAAGATTATCGTGTACGACAGGAATGACCCTGCCAATGCGGATAAAGGAATCATTACGTTTAGCAACGGCAAGAAGATCGAAGTGAAGGACATCCCGGTAGACGGGTCTCCCAAGGAGATTGATCTGGAAACGCCTATCGTAGCGAAATGGCTGCGATTTGATATCAGCAGTACAACCGGCTTCAATTCGATCGGTCTTGCGGAGATGGAAGTATACGGCTTTACCGAGGGAGTAACGACTCCCGTTGCGAGTATTGCGGTTTACGGAGAAACGGGCAATTCCATCGATGTGAAAGGCGGAAGCCTGAAGATGGTTGCCGCGGTTACTCCGGGCGATGCGACCGACCAGAGAGTGAAATGGTCCGTTCGCGAACCGGACGGCTCGGCAACGATCAAAGCTTCGATCGATCAAACGGGAACGCTTACGGCTTCCAAGAAAAAAGACGGAGACGTAAAGGTTAGAGCCGAAGCGATTGACGGCACCGGAGTCATTGGCGAGGCGATCGTCACGCTAATCAACCAAGAGGTGAACGCCAATACGCCTCCGGATGCCACAGCCACGATAGACTTTGCGAATGATACCGTAATAGGATCGCCTTATGTATTCGGATTCAATAAAAATCCGATGAGAATGCACGCGGATGTTATGTTTCCGAAGCTAGCCGATATCGGGATGACAAGAATTCGCAATACGGTATATTTCGATTATATTCTCAAAGACGTCTGCGGCAGCCTTGAAGATTGGAACAACAATACGAATGATTGTCAAAACCCCGACAACTGGAATTGGGATCAATTCTGGTGGGTCGATCAGGCAAAAGCCAATCACATGAAGGTTTCGATGATTTTTGCCTACGCTCCCAGCTTCTTAACCTATTCAGGCGATTATTTTGGCGTCCCGAAAGATTGGGAGGTTTACGAGGATATCGTTCAGAAGGTTTATCTTCGTTACAAGGACGATATCGACTGGGTTGAAATTCTGAACGAACCCGATGCTTCCTGGTTTATTAACTTGGAAGGCAGCGGGTACACCCGCATTGCATTTATTAAGGACTCTTACTATCACATTGCCAAAGCCATTCGTGAAGTGGACAGCGACGTGATCATGGGCGGACTCAGCACATTCGAGCCTGTCACTGAGGAAATCCACGCCGTTATGGATGATCCTAGAATTACGCCGGATATGCTGCAGTACGGCTCGTTCCATAAGTATAGTCCGCAAGCCGGCAAGACGGATATTCGTATTTTCAAAGACGCGTTCGCATCCCGCGCTTCGAAGGGGTTCGATGCCAATGCGCCTATCATGATTACGGAATACAACACATCCGCCGGAAATTATGAAGAGAGAGGCTTCACTAGCGGATCTTGGCTCGGACTCCAGCTTTCCGGATTGATTAAGCAAGGTTATTACGCGGCCGACTTCTATGCGGCATTTCCATCCTACCAGCCCATTTACGGAGAGACCGATTTCTCCGAAGGCAGCGTGTCCAACTTCGGCATGTACAAATGGGATGACGCATCGGGTACAGGCGATTTCTTGCCGCTCGGCTATACCTTTAAGCTGTTAAGCAAGTCGCTTGGCCTTGGCAAAGGCGAGTTTCAAGTGAAAGCCGCAACGACTAACGGCTTGGATGACGCCTTTGGCGCCGTTAACAGCGAAGGTAAGCAAGTAGGCTTTGTCGTTAATGAGTCCGATGAAGTGAAAAATATCGAAGTTACATTCGATAACGTTGAACTCGGCCATGCGGAAGTGACGGCGACTGCTTACATGGTAAGCGGTTGGGCGGATGGCTCTGCGGCGGTTCCGGTATTTACAAGAGTAGAGGGTGGCAAAGTAAAAGTTTCATTATCATTGCCTTCCCATGCGGTTGCCGGAGTTGTTCTTAACTTGGAGCCCTCATCCGTCGTATTCCCAGTGAAATCTCTGGAAGCAGCGAATGAGAGTATCGCGGCTAAACCATGGGATTATATGAAGCTGACGACCGATGCGATTCAAGGTGAAACGATCTGGAAATCCAGCATCCCTTATATCGGAAACATCGATGCTTCAGGTAGATTTTACGCTTTGGCGGAGGGAACGACTACGATAACCGCCGAGAGCGCAATAGATCCGAATAATAAGGTAGAGGTGCAAATTCGCGTAGCGGCAATGAATGTTCCTTTGCTGCAGATTGAACTTAACCAGCACCGGATATTTACGATGAGCAGGAACGCAATCCAGCTGGAAACGACGACTTTGAAGCCCCTCGAGGCTGTTAGCAAGTCGTTGACTTGGAAGTCCGCTAATCCGAATATCGCGTCGGTATCGCAGGATGGACGGGTAACGATTCACAAGGAAGGCAAGGCGGTCATTCGGGTAGAAAGCAGCGTTAACCCCGATGTGTATGACGAAGCGATGATTGTCGTTATGCCTGAGGGCAATATGTTAACCGGACTGCAAGATAAGGTCACGGTCAGCGGGGAACAGCCTAGCGATTTGGGACGATTCGCGATAGACGGCAATATGGGCAGCAGATGGAGCGACTCCAACAAAGAGGCTTACTGGCTGCAGGTCGATCTTGGCGAGGAGAAAGAAATCGGACGTTATCTCATCGTTAATGCGGGTCCTTTCGAAAACTGGCTCGGGAATAAAATCAACACGCGGGCTTTACAGTTACAGACAAGTAAGGACGGAGAAACTTGGGTCACCGTTGACGACGTAAAAGGAAATACGGAGGATATTCTGGATCGAGTACTTCCGGCGGGCACGAAAGCCAGATACGTCCGTTTCAATATTACGGAACCGCAAGATCCAACGACGATGTACCAAGCCGTCAGAATCTATGAGATCATCATGCTGCCGCCGCAAGCTAACGAGCCAGGCGGAGGGAACTCCTCTGGCGGATCGGGCGGAAGCGGCGGTTCCAACGGATCTGCTAAGGACCTGTCGATTATAATTACGGACAACGGTGTTGAGATCAAGGTAACGGCTAACATCGACAATGGTGTTTTGACGGCTAGCGTCGATGAGAATGCGATCAAACAAGCTCTTGAGAAGCTAGCTAAGCAATCAGGCGCGAATCCAATGATTACGATAAGCGTTTCCGGAGCGGGAACGGCTAAGGAAGTATCGTTACAACTTCCAACGAGCGCTCTCAAGTTATTGAGCGGTATCGGGTTGAATGTCGATGCCGGATTGGCGAGCATGAGCTTTGACGCCAAAGCTCTGGAAACGATCGGTGCTAACGCCTCCGGGCAAGAAGTCGTTATTCGTGCGCAAGCAGTGGATACGACCGGATTGCCTAACCCGATTGCCGGCAGACCGGCAGTCGATCTCACGGTTAAATCGGGCGACGCTTTCATCTCATCGTTCGGCGGAAACGTGGAAATCGCGATTCCGTATGCTCCGCCAAGCAGCGAAAGGAACAATGCTATCGTGCCTTACTTTATTGACGCAAACGGTCGACTGAAGGCAATGCGCGGTAAGTTCGTTGCCCAACGAAACGCGGTCGCGTTTACGACTTCGCATTTCTCCCGGTATGCGGTCGGCTATCATCCGGTTTCGTTTAAGGATGTTGCAGACACGGCTTGGTATAAGGGAGCAATCGATTTCGTAGCGGCAAGAGATATCGCGACGGGAACAGGAAAAGGGCAATTTAGTCCGGATTGGAAAATCACCCGCGGTCAAATGATCGTGATGATCATGCGCGCCTACGGAATCGAACCGGATCAGATGCCTAAAGACAACTTTGCGGACGCGGGCCAAACGTATTATAGCGGTTATTTGGCGGCAGCTAAACGTCTGAAGCTTGCCGATGGAATCGGAAACAACCTTTACATGCCGGAGCAGGAAGTAACGCGACAAGATATGGCTACGACATTGTACAGAATATTGAAGTATCTTGGACAATTGCCGGTAAACTCGGACGGTCATAATAGGGGTAGCTTTCAAGACGACGATCAAATCGCCCGATATGCCCTAGAAGCGATGAACTACTTTACGGCAAGCGGCGTGATAACGGGAAGCAGCGGCTTGCTGAATCCGAAAGAAGCGACAACACGAGCGCAATTGGCACAGGTGCTGTATCAACTATTGTCGAAGTAG
- a CDS encoding spore coat associated protein CotJA, with protein sequence MYDAQWRDWKPFVSPHDPCPPIRVKWYIVPPNQYITFQPMNLPQYSLDEALRRGTLWPAFYSPYPSRRAVKGGKGNG encoded by the coding sequence ATGTATGATGCCCAATGGCGAGATTGGAAGCCGTTCGTAAGTCCGCATGATCCATGTCCGCCTATCCGCGTGAAATGGTACATCGTTCCGCCGAATCAGTACATTACGTTCCAGCCGATGAACTTGCCCCAATACTCGTTGGACGAAGCGTTGCGCCGAGGTACGTTATGGCCTGCGTTCTATAGTCCTTATCCTTCCAGGCGAGCGGTTAAAGGGGGGAAAGGCAATGGTTGA
- a CDS encoding spore coat protein CotJB: MRGDEAYCLELLELQKVDFALVELTLYLDTHPTDMQAVQQFNQLAQRRQQIANEFEMRYGPLLQFGQSFSRFPWQWVDTPWPWQV; the protein is encoded by the coding sequence TTGCGGGGCGACGAAGCTTATTGCCTAGAACTTCTGGAGCTGCAGAAAGTAGATTTCGCGTTAGTCGAGCTCACTTTATATTTGGATACCCATCCTACGGATATGCAAGCCGTTCAGCAGTTTAATCAATTGGCGCAACGAAGGCAACAAATCGCCAACGAGTTCGAGATGAGATACGGTCCTTTGCTGCAATTTGGCCAAAGCTTTAGCCGATTCCCATGGCAATGGGTGGATACCCCTTGGCCATGGCAAGTCTAA
- a CDS encoding recombinase family protein has product MYGQLPPGDYGAYLRKSRVDLEAESRGDEDTYAKHKRVLFDLAKRHNITISKIYQEKPISGERISERPDMMSLLSDVDEGKWTGILVVEVERLARGDTMDQGIVAQAFKYSNTLIVTPMRTFDPNNADDEEYFEFGLYMSRREFKTINRRQQNGRKTAVAEGKYIGNIAPYGYDRKKLPGKGWTLEINPEQAPIIELIFNLYNEPDPEKRMGTARIARYLNEVLKVPTMKNSSWTVATVNGILRNPTYIGNVKWGTRPVVRKRAGKSRPRLAREDTTEEKGLHPAIISEEVFERTQELLRKNNHPRTWDGKVTNPLASLVRCAICGSTMIGRPYKNGSSSLMCIKPNCPTVSTYIHIVEERILDGLKIWLDQYSKQWDDVNPAKTDDELKLKVIRSSIEGMRKKLVILNEQKNEQHNLLERKIYDLDTYMTRSIATKKEIDEIENGIITLEEELSNEGKRIEARSEVIPQVTKVIELYPNTEDPSKRNELLKSVLEMAVYKKDVGGRWSGLADQFELILQPKLSE; this is encoded by the coding sequence ATGTACGGACAACTACCACCCGGAGACTATGGTGCGTATCTCCGTAAATCACGTGTTGATCTAGAAGCCGAATCTCGCGGTGATGAAGATACTTATGCAAAACATAAACGAGTCTTATTTGATTTGGCCAAAAGGCACAATATCACCATCTCGAAAATTTATCAGGAAAAACCCATATCGGGTGAACGAATCTCGGAGCGCCCCGATATGATGAGTCTCTTGTCTGATGTTGACGAAGGGAAATGGACGGGTATACTTGTCGTCGAGGTCGAACGTTTGGCACGTGGGGATACTATGGATCAAGGCATCGTCGCTCAAGCGTTTAAATATTCCAATACCCTGATCGTCACACCGATGAGGACATTCGACCCAAACAATGCGGATGACGAGGAGTATTTCGAATTCGGCCTATACATGAGCCGCCGAGAGTTTAAGACTATTAATCGACGGCAACAGAACGGGAGAAAGACCGCTGTTGCTGAAGGTAAATATATAGGAAATATCGCTCCATATGGATACGATCGAAAGAAACTTCCCGGCAAGGGATGGACGCTTGAAATTAACCCAGAACAAGCACCGATAATAGAATTGATATTTAATTTGTACAACGAGCCTGACCCGGAGAAGCGTATGGGAACAGCTAGAATAGCTCGTTATCTCAATGAAGTGCTGAAAGTTCCAACGATGAAAAATTCCAGTTGGACCGTCGCGACTGTTAATGGCATTCTAAGGAACCCGACTTATATTGGGAATGTGAAATGGGGCACCCGTCCAGTTGTGCGTAAAAGAGCCGGGAAGAGCCGCCCTAGGCTTGCTAGAGAGGACACAACAGAAGAAAAAGGGCTACATCCTGCGATTATATCGGAGGAGGTTTTTGAGCGAACACAAGAGCTTCTAAGAAAGAACAACCACCCACGTACATGGGATGGTAAAGTTACGAATCCTCTCGCCTCTCTCGTACGCTGCGCGATCTGTGGCTCGACTATGATAGGTAGACCTTATAAGAACGGTTCATCATCTCTAATGTGTATCAAACCAAATTGCCCAACGGTGAGCACCTACATTCATATCGTCGAAGAACGGATTTTAGACGGCCTCAAAATATGGCTGGATCAATACAGTAAACAATGGGATGATGTAAACCCCGCAAAAACGGATGATGAATTGAAACTCAAAGTAATACGCTCATCCATTGAGGGGATGAGGAAGAAACTCGTCATATTGAATGAGCAGAAAAATGAGCAACACAATCTTCTAGAGCGCAAGATATACGATTTAGATACTTACATGACACGATCAATAGCAACCAAGAAAGAAATAGACGAAATAGAGAATGGAATAATAACACTGGAGGAAGAGTTATCTAACGAGGGGAAACGTATCGAGGCAAGGTCTGAGGTTATACCGCAGGTCACGAAAGTAATCGAGCTCTATCCCAATACCGAAGATCCATCGAAGCGAAACGAGCTTCTTAAATCTGTGCTTGAAATGGCGGTTTATAAGAAGGATGTAGGCGGACGATGGTCGGGGCTCGCGGATCAGTTTGAATTGATTCTACAACCCAAATTATCGGAATAA
- a CDS encoding ImmA/IrrE family metallo-endopeptidase, whose translation MPYSPDTKYLLKQSGIDIHRRSSTSPISLRKVGLHFGLKFRKLPLHQNTCGMIVPSNNGIYITINSDHPYTRRRFSTAHEIGHYFLGHESDVTQTHDEDRYEEVQANKFASCLLMPDELFWFVHNEQTSIKEMASWLRVSPISVAIRCSHLGIRHLESELVRSDYFLAEEEMSFHSSRTKSHQNHKQQEVIQVPKVDQIFQPHQRNETLWKKNSDALDRLRRIYGYD comes from the coding sequence ATGCCCTACTCACCAGACACAAAGTATCTGTTGAAACAATCGGGAATAGACATCCATCGAAGATCGTCAACCTCACCTATTTCCCTAAGAAAAGTCGGGCTCCACTTTGGATTAAAATTTAGAAAATTGCCACTCCATCAAAATACCTGCGGAATGATCGTCCCGAGCAACAATGGGATTTACATCACGATCAATTCGGATCATCCCTATACACGTCGTCGATTTTCAACTGCTCACGAAATCGGACATTATTTTCTTGGGCACGAATCGGACGTTACTCAAACACACGATGAGGACCGGTATGAAGAGGTTCAGGCTAATAAATTTGCCTCATGCCTCTTGATGCCAGACGAGTTATTTTGGTTTGTACATAATGAACAAACTTCTATTAAGGAGATGGCATCCTGGCTTCGTGTCTCTCCGATCTCCGTGGCCATCCGATGCTCGCATCTTGGAATACGACATTTAGAATCAGAACTCGTAAGAAGTGACTACTTCCTAGCAGAGGAAGAGATGTCATTTCATTCCTCACGAACTAAATCACATCAAAATCATAAACAACAAGAAGTTATTCAAGTTCCGAAGGTGGATCAAATATTTCAGCCACACCAAAGAAATGAAACTTTATGGAAGAAAAATTCTGACGCATTAGATAGGCTCCGGAGGATATATGGTTACGATTGA
- a CDS encoding helix-turn-helix domain-containing protein produces the protein MFPQKLRELRKEKRLTAKQFGEKFTLAESTISGYETGARTPDMETIEKFANFFEVSVDYLMGRTDARSTTSKSGSNHNVDPEIIELLDKLQKKGAALEATAILRTASKMNKEQLKDILKVFEMIETEKKDGN, from the coding sequence GTGTTTCCCCAAAAATTGAGGGAACTTAGAAAAGAAAAGCGATTAACCGCAAAACAATTTGGTGAAAAGTTTACACTTGCGGAATCAACGATATCTGGCTACGAAACAGGCGCTAGAACTCCAGATATGGAAACGATCGAAAAGTTCGCTAACTTCTTTGAGGTTTCAGTTGATTATCTAATGGGAAGAACCGATGCCCGTTCTACAACATCAAAATCTGGTAGTAATCATAATGTCGACCCAGAAATCATCGAACTTCTTGATAAGCTTCAAAAAAAAGGAGCAGCACTTGAAGCGACAGCTATCCTAAGGACTGCCTCTAAAATGAACAAGGAGCAGTTGAAGGACATATTAAAAGTGTTCGAGATGATAGAAACAGAGAAAAAAGACGGAAACTAA
- a CDS encoding helix-turn-helix domain-containing protein, with protein MSALTQARILAGLSIEEAAREIGIPSGYLSEIENGKRGVSSERADVIASVYQKSKDQIFLPTRYAIREVLSTNSA; from the coding sequence ATGAGTGCACTTACACAGGCTCGTATCCTGGCAGGTCTATCCATTGAAGAAGCTGCAAGAGAAATCGGTATACCTTCGGGGTATTTGTCTGAAATAGAGAACGGAAAGCGTGGCGTAAGCTCTGAAAGAGCGGATGTTATCGCCAGTGTATACCAAAAAAGTAAGGACCAAATTTTTTTGCCCACTCGCTACGCGATACGCGAAGTTTTATCAACGAACTCTGCATAG
- a CDS encoding helix-turn-helix domain-containing protein has product MKLGAILTAMRERAGFSQEELAAKLNRSRSSVTKLENNKQTLDVTTLVQWSKETSSQEVVVAFLCGMDGITIMQQLFQNVMQVTVGL; this is encoded by the coding sequence ATGAAATTGGGAGCGATCTTGACCGCTATGCGTGAACGAGCTGGCTTTAGCCAAGAAGAACTTGCGGCGAAGCTGAACAGATCCAGATCATCGGTAACAAAGCTTGAAAACAATAAGCAGACATTAGATGTGACAACGCTTGTCCAGTGGTCAAAAGAGACAAGTTCACAAGAAGTGGTCGTTGCATTCCTTTGTGGAATGGATGGCATTACGATCATGCAACAATTATTCCAGAACGTTATGCAAGTGACTGTAGGGCTTTAA